The stretch of DNA acaccccggtatagaaatgaaagacgtagtcctacgtcaaaataatacatatcagcagtgtttggatttcgatcaaaatcgaatgatacacaatgtgtcatgcaagtaaactctcacgaacatataaccaaatatgagaggatcattcagatacttgtatgaatgtaagtaatcacttgtgtaacatttagtgattaaactaagagaggaacgaagactgttgtttgcatattcgagctgtatcaaacatggcacactattttcgaagcctgcatataagtttgaaccgcatatatcgtcccattttactatagcgaaacccactgcacagaaaagtgcaaagcaataaatgatacaagaaaaattacgtcatcattacgtcaccatttgcggagagcagcgaatgggaaaagagataaaacgcgagagtttttgccgGGGCtatggcaaccctatcccaaccaatgcaaattgagcgtaggcagcataaagcagGGCTCGCGCTAAGGGGGCTCACATATTGTttactgtttggagtcatatatgttaatatttgattacgttggatagtttcctttaACCAGCGATGTTTGATACctatccggaagctttcttggcgatttgcaattaaaatcactgctaCAGGATCGCgtggagcacttcatttttaatttcaggttatgatttctatgctcatgagtgtctatgctggctacagaaagacggccatcttagcaatcctttggtttttgcttctcactggagcggtgttgctagtaaaactatgcgttctatatgaatatacacatttcaaggatagcggcgttaaaaatggaaaatataatctgactacctttcccttagcctctatcgagctaaataatcatatagtttgcactctctgagacttaaaaatcaggatctgctacattagctgaatatgaatctttcgctttgcgtggtccgtacgatcctgctgtttcatgatgcatggagaggtcgatatgcatatgttagagacaaagaagaaaataagctttctgcaccgaaagcgtatatgatagctttgcttgcatgctggtgtgcaataaagtgcgagccgatacagagttgtctcgttctcttttgtgtcgtgatttgcagcacataacaacaatagaataccgctgggggaaatggttcctgaaagatcatatttgaacgaacgaaagcgattttttcaatgagtggatcatttggcaaacagtGCATATCAGTTCAGACTCACTAAACTATGGTATATGTTcccataacgtatatacataacgttttgttatttgtgtcccgcgttagacctctgaccatctggtcactttatactatgacaaaggcaaaaatgcatctcaagctgccaataaaatttgtgcagtttatggacccgatacagtttccatttccaccgcacaacgatggtttcaacgttttcgttctggtgtagaggtcgtcgaagatgcgccacgctctggAAGgcttgtcgtcgaaaattgcgacaaaatcgctgaattagccgagaaagaccggcatagtagcagctgtagcatcggccaagagctggggataagtcatcaaaccgttattaaccatttgaagaagcttggattcacaaagaagctcgatgtatgggtaccacacacgttgacgcaaaaaaacatctttgaccgtatcgacgcatgtgaatcgctgctgaatcgcaacaaactcgacccgtttctgaagcggatggtgactggcgatgaaaagtgggtcacttacgacaacgtgaagcgcaaacggtcgtggtcgaagcccgctgaagcggctcagacggtggccaagctctCATTAACGACCAGGATGGTTCTGCTgtatgtttggtgggattgtcaaggaataatctattatgagctgcttccctatggccaaacgctcaattcggacctgtactgccaacaactggaccgcttgaaggtagcactcataaataagaggccatctttgataaacagaggccgcattgtcttccatcaggacaacgccaggccacacacttctttggtgacgcgccagaagctccgggagctcggatgggaggttcttttacatcccccgtatagtccggaccttgcaccaagtgactaccacctgtttttgtccatggcgaacgagctaggtagtcagaagttagccacaaaagaggcctgtgaaaattggctatccgagttttttgccaataaggaagcgagcttctataacaggggtattataaaGTTGGCAtcttgggaacaagtcatcgaagaaaacggcgaatatttgacttaaaacagatgattgtaactaattttatgaacaaatgaaaattcaaaaaaaataccgcaggtctttttgacagcctaatatatataatgAAACATACGCGTGAAACCTGTAACTCCTGCATATATCACGATAGAAGCCTTTTTTGGTACAAGCATACGCGTAGTTACTTACTGTTTCCGGCAGCTCTGATACTTTCGGTGACGTTTTGTATCAATTCAACTGAACCATGACGACAGAGTTCGCTCTTGAGCTCACGTAGTAAGTTAATCTGTGGAACTCCGAACACTAACAAATGACAAGATTCACATGCTACCGAATAGGTCTGAAAGGTAAAATTGGATACATCACGTTAACACGAACTGTAAAGCACAACTTACCTTCACTGCGGTCAATTTTCGTGATTTACGATACGCGGGTCGATTGTGGCAGTAATTAAAGCGGACGTGATGGCTCAAATCTGAGTTACCTACCGGATCAATGCTCATTCTCAGCAAAAGCGTCTGCCAACCCAAATATTTGATATACGGCGCATAAGAATGCTGGTTCCgcaagatatttttttgtttacatttcgtTGACATATCCGACTTGTCAGAATACGGAATTCAAAATGCTGTGAGTTTGCTTCAAATTTGGCGCGAAAATAGATAGCATCCTCTCACGATTACATATGTACAGTGCTGAAGCCAAGGCCATATAATAaagtggaacgttatgtcagaactgctgttcagccattatttgagttcgaattgacagcgaccaaacgaacggctagagttttccgagaaagaggataacgaatggcatgcaatgatgagtgcataccgctatgtgtttgctgcgcataaacgttggttttgtttacgctgttggcatcattgttgtttcggtgactgctgcaagttgttgtctgcattgctgttttacggaacgtgagggttgttgctgttgctgctgggattggcaattcagcgattgtgggagctttgctagtgggtatatgaaAGGGTCACTACCGGCGGGCTTGTGGCGTACTGCTCTAAGTTCCATTCGCTTTGGTGGAATTAGTCGTTGGCGACCCATTAGGATTGAGTGATAGCGATACGCTGTGGATATCCATGCATAGCGTTTCCCGGCGACTGCTGCTTTAGCTGGAGACTCACCTGATCGTGCGGGTTGTaagacacaacagctagttcgattgaaaccggCCCAGCGTATGTATATGTTGGTGTggaccgctatgtagcataaaaattagacctgctttgtttataaacaaaaatagtcgctgtAATTTTTTatcccctctcgcatcttccatgccttatcatcatactgtcgaaaacgaaccacctgtcaattccagctccttggcTGAAGCTAGGTAACCAGgagtatgactaaaacgtcaaatccctcatattgccagtgtacttaatattgctgcggttcactgacatttcggttctgtcaattactgttgtttacaactcggtccagttatatagtcgaatagtggctaactttaaactacatgttaaatgtgaacacctccatgtgaaaccggaatatgaaaatcgctcatgcagttaggaaTAAAGCAGCGTATTTTcctttatttttactatctccgggatttcaacgatttcaatcctcgcaaatgatatgttggtaaacaaatgacgtcatattgattttgattttgggcagcctatattcaattgatgtctaacccctggtggTAACATCCGTGTTTGTGAGGGAGATTATGGAGATTATTCTACAGTAGTCGTTCACTAGCAGGGCCTGCTTCCAGGGGACTGATTTTTAACAGGGCGCGCATTAACTCtttaaccaaggcgcctagaagtatatcctaaggtgagccaacttgctaaaaccactcttcagctatACTGGAAGTCTACTgtcttgtttgtaaacaaaacacaaaatgcTTGTggccaagctcgctcgtgatcagtctgtctctttcacgcttcaagcaaataattcccctctgctttcttccgtactgttttcatacatCGCTCTCcaaaccaacttagtgacgaaacggcctcaccttaggataaagtgtgaccagatggtcagagatctaacgcgggacacaaaaaacaaaacgttgtgTATATActttatgtgaacataaaccatcagtattatttctttctgagtatcggcactcgattgtgatttttcggtggtttaggaTTTGTTTACGCccaaaaatcactcgctcaatcagagttcgattcaaattctacaattgtcttcaaattaccaaatggaatgctcgaaaattctgattcattttttatcgattttagtgttaacgtttgctttcggatggcgatgaaagataacttataggaacaaattttctttaaacattacgtttattaagcctacaacaaaaatgattcaaggctgttgattcgcactGTCAAGCAACATCCTGatgcactttgtgtccgccaaaTATAGCCGATCTTgtatatcatctctttgccgctccttgagccgggagatcgaagcaaccgaccAAACgatggagaagaatctggccaaaatggacagcgtcagacgagaccggccgtatctgagcagtaggcaatcacccagaaggagcagcttgaggtgctggtgaaaaacttctttccggcgaaaaaagtgaaaaacttcttttcgtactcataatgaaagacgggACGTACTtcatgctagaattcaacgaatggcaagaGACCGGGTACttcacgttccccaggtaagcgatgacgtcgaatatatcattcacatcaagttcgatttttcttcagagaaatttccttcgacttgcactgtggtcacgcgtattctaaagcttgcccctcggaatacattcaaggcgtgttatctggcttaagaaatctcaactaagtgttAATaattgacgctagttaatgcacacGTTTAGACGGCAAAAAAtcaacagggaacgttaacgccattcaagaagaagaatcaaGTTATCGAAGAAGATCTTTCTCTGACAGACGttaagggaatgtccaagccgctcttctttcgagtcatatggtgaaagGGGAGACATATAGTacgaacccagcaaacattacatcgcataacaagcgtatatataacatcatatgccctaaaatttggttggcatataatgcgcctaactggcatatgcatgcaaaagtggaggtcatatacatacatggcaaatgcttaccgaatttgtttggatgaatatgctactttgaccggctataatagcgattatgttggaattgatttgcgatctaatatgaatatattcatgaatagtgaaagcaccaaatacaacttttgtcacactcatatacgatttattacagacatagaaaaaaaacaagcaaaatattttcgtgaaatatttattatagcctcacgaatcgccatttttatatataagtatttatgtttgtagaagtaataattgtttgattgacttgtgttgggagtggaatatgaatgtttaaaatggcacagattgatgaaaactgctccgatgcgggttcgaactccggtcgtctggattatcatccaccagctatctcgcgcggctatctgaaatttaattcaacagcagttaaaactttcgagtgcatcagcatttcattgacatttcaatatgatgtaatatgttctttattaggatctaatatgatttactgtttcatgattttcttcagcatgcaacacgatttactacagtaccgaatcgattaaaattatacgcttatacgacacacaaactgcatcagcgtaatatacgcatatgatgcggattgaatatattttacgacaatgtacatcataaaattgatgtttattatactgaattgcgacttaatttgataatggtatataaaatcgagtttttacattttatacgatttcaaatatacacgatacatactttgattgatattatatgcgattatgatttattcggatttcttgtaagacttggcacgtgaaaaattatatgatttaatgtttgctgggaagtgCTTGCCGGTGTTGAGAAGGtaatgtggtctttatgccgaacctgagatcagcccattatgccaaaagatcgctggaggatggatcggctggagataaacattgtcgcgaagaccaccaaccttcccaacattccccagctgcgcccgatagaaaacttttgggtaaatggtcacgtcaaatgtcaaacgaatgactCATTTAAAGTTATTcacggtgtcgccacctaccacagttttaaattgcaatgtcctCTTTGAATCAGCATGCCTAACACCAGTTCtataaatcaatgaaaatcatttaattatacagggttttccaactttaaattccgaaagtaaattgaaataaaacacacttagaattctaatttcgatgaaacttttatttcaaattaaagtttggtttatgccattatgtgtgaaatacaacatcattcaaatgtccacctagggcttcctcgcacaccttgatccggaacaggtaattttggatgacttttcggcacatatggggtgatatctcggtcataacttcactaatgttgtctttcaaatgttcaagagtttgcggagagttggcatagacacggtctttcgcataaccccacaaaaaaaaagtttagcgggttcaaatcgcatgatctggacggccaattggcatcaccaaaacgcgaaattatgcgtccctcaaatttcgttcgcaatatggccatgttcggtcgtgttgtgtggcacgtggcgccgtcctactaaaaccacatgtcatccgtatccatatcttcaatttgtggcaaaaaaatcggttaacatgcggccatagcgctaaccattcacagttaccgtctcgccgtcctcattttcaaagaaatacggcccgatgactccaccagaccataatgcgcaccaaaaagtgacttttggcggatgcaatggcctctcaacaatcacgtgtggattttctgagccccatatacggaaattttgggttcacatagccaccgagctcgaaatgtgcctcatcgctgaagaaaattcagcattttgctgctgttgttcgttcacccaatcgacgtatgcccgacgcattccatggtcaccacgctctaatttttgtatcagttggactttatatggatgtaggtgcaagtccaaatgcaaaattcgccacaatgatgtgtttgacaagcccaattgctgagcacaccgtggaatcgaatcattcgggtcatcctccacactggcagcaacagcagcaatattttcggccgaacgcacattacgatgatgcacaggtttcacaatatccgctacggatccagtttgttcgaatttacgcactacattagcgattgtgtgctctgtaggccgtccatgacgaccaaaatccgtccgtaatgctcgaaaaacatttgccggtttttgatcatttttatagtataatttaacaaaattaacgcgttgtgcgatgctaaaacgatccttattgtaaaatggcagacattcaactaacgatatgacgctttggttgacagctatgtcaagcGGTTGTCaccgcagggctgtatactttcggaagcccgaaatggaaaaccctgtattatctaaatgcttaaaccccgtagtccagatccttattcaacaataataatatatcgattatttttttcagctaaTCGCGAATGATTTTAACTCCGAAATTCGTTGTCGTTGTCAAATCTCGCTACTCATGAATCAACTTAAAATGATAGTAAGCGTTTGAAAGATCAAGGtcacaaaaatattttgctccATGTAATCACACCCTCATTTCTTAGAGAAAGACTAGTCGGAAATACCTACTCTTGATTGTCATGTAGGATATTGACGACTAGGCGAAAATTGTCCCACCACTTAGCGACATGCCGCTGGTCCATTCCGTTGCAACTTTCTTGTCATGCTCTGCCGAGATGTCAGTTAATTCCATCAAGTATTCCTCGATGTTCTTAACAAAAAAATCCATAGCACCTTAGGTCATTGGAAACAGGACTATACGCCGCACGCACAATTCCTTGAAATTAACCCATAGATATGTATGGAAGCTCGGATCGCTCAACTGAGTTTCTTCAGGATTCCGATAAATTTGACGGTTGTGAATGCACGAGCCAGAAAGCTCGGTAGAAGTCTCCTCCAATCCAAAAGCTTTTTCTTGCATTTCCCAATTTTCCCGTTCCGGATCTACTGCAGTATGAATGCATTCCACACTGCTTTCATTAGGGGTGACAGCACGAACATACTTTCCCGGTTAATTAGTGGATTTTGGCTCATATGGAAAGTCGCTTCCCTATGCTGGAGCTCGAACATATTTTTCTGGGCTTGAACTTATAAATAATGCAGCAAAGATTTATTCGATTAAACATCTGTCTGAAATACAAatgaataaacacatatgtGTTAGTATTACATCCACGTTTACATCCAAAACGTTGTTCTCAATAGCTTCCATCTTGTCTACATGTTCATCTTGACATTTTCATATtttgaaaactcatattttcacTCGCCCCGAGCTTCCACAACAAAACGAAACGATTATACTTGTGACTACACTCTTGTTCGTCCCGAGCTATCAAACACTTGATGAAACTCGTCCCGAGTTATCAATCAATTTTATCTGTACTCGTCCCGAGCTATTGAACAAATTCATAAATGCTCGTCCCGAGCTACAATTCCATTTCATCAATGCTCGTCCCGAGCTACAAATCAAATTCATGATTGCTCGTCCCGAGCTACAAATCAATTTCATCAAGGCTCGTCCCGAACTTTTAAATAAATTCGTCAATGCTCGTCCCGTGCTATCATACAGTGCTATTAGTACTCGTCTTGAGCTAATACACTGTTGAGTCAGTTAGACTTCTTATTGCATTACGAAACATGACCGATACTCGTCTCGAGCTATAGCACTTTCACTGCACACCATCTGCTTTTTGCTTTTGTCAGTTCATTAAATTATCACCATTGTTCTCCCTGAGCTACTCACACGTTAAATTCACAAACTCAAACACAATGCCGTGGTAGCGTTCGGCCaccattttgtttttcttttcagaAGAAAGAAATCCTTTCACGCTTTTCAattatcttgtttttttttttttgaacgggcACACATTGGGTGTTTCCCAATAGCGATAATATCAGTTCCATTTATTTGCTGCTAATTAACAAGCAGCAAACCTGTTACGGTCGCCAATATGTGAACCAGCCATTTACTAGCAACGACCTGCAACAACACGTCCACACGACTCACCTTGTAAACGAAGACTGGCCGAATCGAGGCTTCATCCGATAATTGTAATCCCGAACCCGAACGATGTATAGCAACGGAGTGAACTCGCTAGAAGCCGAGCAATATGCCAGCGGTTGAGTGCTGAGTGGATAGAGTGCCGTCACTCAAACATTAGACTGATTCATGTTGCGTAATTATTCAATAGGCTAACTCATACCACACAGGATCAATAGAGGACtttcataaaaatcattttccaattttgttgttgtcgcttccagttgacactctctaaacaaaaagcctaatgtcggtgcgatgaaaccagctcaacgtattaatctttggatgcattagaaacgctcttgaacagtctgccaaatacaagtttttttttagattcatccatttaagaaaaccaacatgatcaaattgtgatattgaaataaattgatatcgtgggacattttcgtttcttttgccaaatgcgggacgaaatcttacgcgggacattttgttgaaatgcgggactgtcccgcgtaacgcgggacttCTGGTTAGTttaccttaggatatacttctaggcgccttggcatTAACTAGGCTGCAACAAATTTATGTATCAGTTATACGCGTCATATTCAATTTGAAACTTTGCtttagggggtattctagtgtagagacacgcatttcgaacgttttttcgagctccgtaaaaataaaacaaagaatatttttagtatccattatattactatttgttcatctatctttttttttagtgATTtgtcaccagtgagaaattcaacagcatttacatatgcctgaatttattctatttatAGTGATTAAACATACCTCGAaaaagtgtatcatatatattctcacccgtttatacatattttcacatgaataaattcatctatagctatagatcccctaatgtaaacccgccattattTCCTCCACCAAGAGCAGGGATGCCataggtttttttcaaaatcagagCGAAAAATAGTCAATATAACTTCAGTCCATACAATGTGAAGATGATATGATATTAataaattttgtagatatttaGAAAGACAAATGCATATGAAAGAGAAAATTGTCAAGAAACGTCGATTGAGtaaatggaaaatttaaaaaaatgtaatgagaaaaaaaactatttgcaccaaataaatatttttcattcattaaacatatattttcacaGACATTCATATCGATATTTTCACAATAGTACACAAACGCCATTAtaaaattcgaaatattttcaTAATCACCACAAGATTCGATACCCTCGCTTCAAATGATTTTAAAATCAAATTCTAGCATTCCTGATCAATGAGTGAGAAATGAGAAACTGCCAGCATTACCCGATGCGTTTTGTTTTGAATGCATTCTGCCGGGCGAACAAGCATCACTGCCACCAAAATCTGTACCGCAAAGAAGAAAAGTCAAAACCGGTGCAGACTTTCGTGACGATGCGCCAATAATGTGCCTCATTATACCTTTGGCAGTCACAAAGTTAGAAAGAACGGTCTCCGCTAAATTTCGTTGTCCAAATTCAGTAAAATTTGGAGGGAAATTTGGATGATACATTTGTGTTTTGCAGTCCAGAGTGCGCACTGATTTTCTTTCCGGATAGCTGCAGAGGCATTTCGTATCTGCATTTACCTAACCTCATTTTTTGGCGGTAATCCAGTTTTCGGAAGTTTATTATTTCACAACAATGGGTCGAGGTAGGCCGAAGCGTGAAAATGTTGCAAATGGTGATATTCCGCCTGCTAAGGTGGCCAGAGCTTCGTCCACGAAATGTAAGTAttgttttgaatgttttatGAATGCTGGTCGATGTGTTTTCATAATAAGGAAGATTTTGTGTACTAAAACTTTGATAAACAGTTGGCCTATTAGAACTAGGAATCTTGTTTCCTTATCTTTTTTAATACAGCGTAGACGCTAGGTCAAAAGCTCATGATTGTACTGTGTAGTTTGGATTATATTTAATTTCTGCCAATTgtgatttttaataaaaaaattctttCAACAGTCGAGCTTGCCCTACCAATAATACCAACGCTCTGTGGAAATGTGCTCTCCTGCGGACAGGGAGAAGTTGGACAACTGGGATTAGGCGAGGATGTGATGGAGAAAACCCGCCCGGCACTGATCGAGGGACTCAAGGAAATTGTGGACATTTCCGCGGGCGGTATGCACAATTTATGCTTGACGCGAAAGGGTGAAGTA from Toxorhynchites rutilus septentrionalis strain SRP chromosome 3, ASM2978413v1, whole genome shotgun sequence encodes:
- the LOC129774786 gene encoding RNA-binding protein 48 isoform X1, yielding MSTKCKQKNILRNQHSYAPYIKYLGWQTLLLRMSIDPVGNSDLSHHVRFNYCHNRPAYRKSRKLTAVKTYSVACESCHLLVFGVPQINLLRELKSELCRHGSVELIQNVTESIRAAGNIEIEPFTDVFHVKFEKIEKARRAKKIVDAKNFYGGILHISYAPERETIEELRHKLYQRKGEIEYRVQRNRQQEQQTTLNKNSVLPNSSSLPPSKRFRAV
- the LOC129774786 gene encoding RNA-binding protein 48 isoform X2, with protein sequence MSTKCKQKNILRNQHSYAPYIKYLGWQTLLLRMSIDPVGNSDLSHHVRFNYCHNRPAYRKSRKLTAVKTYSVACESCHLLVFGVPQINLLRELKSELCRHGSVELIQNVTESIRAAGNKIEPFTDVFHVKFEKIEKARRAKKIVDAKNFYGGILHISYAPERETIEELRHKLYQRKGEIEYRVQRNRQQEQQTTLNKNSVLPNSSSLPPSKRFRAV